TTCTCTTCAATCCTCTCCTTGATGGCAGCCATGGCCTGATGCAGCACGGACAGGCCCTCAGTGCGCTCAAGTGTGGTTGTTGTCATCACATAGCGTGGCGGCGCGATCAAGTTGATCTGTGGGCAAATACGGACGGCTGGTCAAACCACCAGGATATGTTATTGTGCACAGAGGAACCTCTTTGTCAGAGAGGGTGAAGCTCGCTGCTTCAACTCACCTTGATCGGCATGGCCTCTGTGGAGCAGTTCAACCCGGCTCTCAAGGCATCTTTTACAGCATCAATACCCTCATAGCCATAGCAAGCCACCTCAATGTCTGCCGGGGGGAAAGGAAATGGATAAACAACTGACCAATGTTTTAACTGTTAATCTAACACACTGATCTCCTTTAGACACCTAGGATGACAGAGATGAGCTCCATCATCACTGCCTGCAGTCACGTGTGAATGTAATGACTATATCAGAGTATGAAACACATTAAAGAGATTTCTGAGAATGCTGTCAGTTTTTCTGAAACGATATTTTGCAGACCTCTGTGCAGTACTGAAAAGGAGTTGATAACTGAAGGTTAGGAGGCTGTGGTTACATTGTGTCCTACCTGCTCTGATTTTGACAGCCTGCGGTGTGAGCCGTCTGTTGATGTTGTCGATGAGGACTGTTCTCTCCTCCTCCGTTAAGTCGAGTCCATCTAGGATGGATGGGTCACTGAATGGAAGCACACACTGATGTCAAGACATAATAGATACTTTCTAAGTATAAAGGTCACAGAGGGTTAAAATAAATTGATGGCTTTTATATTAACTTAAATGCATGTTCAAAATCCATTAGACACATGTCTCTTTAAACCAGGAGCAATTCTCCCATATTACTTGATATGTACTGCGATTAGattaccatttaaaaaaaaaaaacaatagagaCAGCATCAGTTAGGTTAGTAACTTCCCATTGTGTATTAATAAATAGGGGTAAGTTTCCTAGCTCAGAAATCTACTCACGACACTGCCTGCTTGAAAACATCGTAGGCCCCATATCCAGGGCGCTTGTGCTTCTCATCGAAGACCCAGGCGGTGCGCTGGAATAGGCTCTCAAGCTGCTCATCCTTACTGTACTCCAGAACCTCTGCCACATGCCTCAGGATGCTGTAAACCTGCAACATCACACCCACATCATCCCAAGAGCCTCACGTCAAAAGCAGATGGaacattaaatttatttttcatcataCAATAATTTATAGATGGAGACAGCCCAAATCTGCCATACTGCTCTGCACACTTCAGAATCGACTTTAAAGGAAGAACCAGTGCTTACAGTTTTTGATTTGGTGAATTTATCTTCACACTTAATGGCTTCTTCAGGTGAAACTCTTCTCTTTGATAAATCAATGTAACCTGTggggcacacacacaatgacaGGTGAGAGAGTTAGTCTGCAGTACCAATAAAACTATTATTGACATGTTACAAGAAGCAGAAATGTCAGACAGACGACACAGCAACATGCCCTCACCCTTCTCCTTATCAACTCGTATGACAACCACACACTCATTGCGGCCGATCCTGATGAGCTTGTTGATGGAGCGAATGCGTCGACGCGACAGCTCGCTAAGGAGGATCATTCCCTCGATGTTGTTATACTCCAGCAGGCTGACATAGGCACCCATCTCAGCAATAGAACGCACGTTCACCATCACCACATCCTCCACTTCCGGAAACCGGTGTTGGTAGAATCTACAGCTGAGGCCCGGCATCACTAAATGTATGAACATGGGTTTACCACCACAGACAGAGAAACAATGAGTCGGTTACCAGGCAGGGTACTCACATGGAGCACAGATATACAGAAAAAGTACAAGTtgggaaaaacaaaacacaatgaGTTTTACTGGTTCAAAACAAATTAGATTAACGTACTATTTCTGCATACTAATTCAGCTTAACTCTACACAGCTGTTAATTTAAGAAAAGGGTGAAAACGAATCATTATCATCCTTAACACCGATTTTAAtcttaatatttttttgtttgccaaAAATACGTGTTAAGAGAAGTAATAGAAgataataaagtaataaatgtGATTAAAGGAAACGATTACGTTTGCGTCACCTTCCTGAACAAGGAAAGCATGTTAATTAAATCATGCTAAACAGTTAAACAACGGAATAAGTCAGTAACTGAACAATACATGTCGGTACGTCAGACtactgttatttaaaaaaatatttcacgCTGACAGTAAATTAGTAACCTGTTCGTGGTTTTGGAGTGTGTCAAAATTTCAACAGACGCACTATTCAGGCAAGTTACAATATTCCTTCTTGGGCCAACCTATATCCACATATGACTTATGATAAACATCTTCACTATCCCGGGTTAAAGAAAATGTACGACGCCTATTTCACTGCCATTAGACTAGTAAGATATGGTAATAGTATAACTAAGTAGATTAACCAAAAACGGTAcattgattatttttaaaataattatacgACAGTCAAAAACGACGCCAGGTGATGCTAAGGGCTCATCGTGcactaaaaatgacaaaaataaatcCATTATTGGTTATATGGGTAGCTATGGGCTCCCATGCTGCAGTCAGCACCTAGCTAACATGCAAGGTAGCCAGCTAGCTAACGGTTAACTTTTCGCCTTGCATATCATACACCTACTTGCATTTCAGAACAAAAGAACTCACCTATATTAGTGAATCAAACTTTGAATGGCGACAAATTACACTTTAGTATATGAATAAAGAACGTTTCTTGTAGGTTTAGTACGCAAGGAAAAGCCTGCTATCCAATGCTTTCTGGTACATCAGTGCACAAGAACGTATGATAATTAACCCGGAAGTGATGTCGGGACATACGTGACAAAACAGCAAAAGAAGAAGAGACAAAGTTAAATACCTCCACCAGAAATGTGTTAGCGCCGTCTAGCGGAAAAACAAACTTAATATCCACACGGCCTATGTAGCCTGTATGTTGCTagttgaatggtgtgtgagggtgCCCTCCATTAGCttggctccccatcctgggttgttctctgccttgcgcACGTAGCCTCCGAGATGGGCTCCGgatcccctgtgaccctgaataggataaacAATTACAGAAAATTGTCGGATGGAtttacagatggatggatgttattgGTTTTCTGCAACTGGATTTTTAGATTCAAATAATTTTCTACTGCTGAAACCAGTCACTATCAGTAAATAATTTTACacagttataaataaaatataactctttattgatccctcatgaggaaattccttgttGCCCACCCCACTTTTCTCTCcattacacacagacacatacataggTTAGAGCAAGCTTGACAGTAAAGGGCAGCCATCTACATCAACACCTATTaagtttggggttaagggccttgctcaaggatgTGATGTGATTATTCTGCCAGACTCAGACAAGCAACCATCTAATCACAGGCAGAGaggcttacacacacacacacacacacacacacacgatgctTTGGGATCTCTGCTGATATGATTTTGACTGTTATATCTTAGCACTTCTGTTGTGCTTTGACATAACTTGTTTCAAAGACATGACTCACCATGAGAAAGGAAACTGTACTCTATAGTCATCTTCGATCCTAGCACCGCGTTCTGCGCAGAtgcaagaatttttttttttatatagaacAGATAATCtgcctttttcattttaatagatGAAAAACTTTGTACTATGTGCACTGTCTTTGTACCTCGATTGCTTGGCACTATATGTACGTTCGTCTGTGCACTATATGTTCTTGCGGCTGTATATGCATCATAATGTACGTCTGGAATCATTAATGTGAGCCGTCAAGTGACCGCCAGAACAGCGGTCTCTTAAGTACAAATTATACGGATATTTATAATACTATAATACTTAGCTGAGAAAAAAGGAACATGTTCAGCAGCACTGACTTGCTAAACTGTGCTGATGTGACTAGTACCCAGTCTCGCCATAACCGATCGCACCAGAAGCGCTACCGTCCAGTCACGTGACCCTGCGTCAGCTGACCGACTCGGCTTCACTTTGACAGCGGAGTATCTCTTGTAAACGACAAGAACTGTCTATACTTCCCAGTAAAACATATCATTATACGGTGGACACGTCACGGAGAACTAAGCGTGAAAATATAAGAGACGAATCGCTAAAACTACAAGAAGCAAGATGTCAGGAAAAGAAAGGATCGACATATTTCCGTCTCGAATGTAAGTAGTAAGGGTACATGCTAAACTGCTAACTAGCCACTCGACTAGTATTTCGCTGTGAAATACTTTTCTGACCAGTGATGTCACTGTAATATTTAAGCTGCATTGTATTACTATGTACGTGACAATTTATTTGGGCGAAAAAGTAAAATACGACCGTATAGGTGATTGTAGGTTTTAAGGTGCCCACATTAGATCAGCAGCAAAATGTCTAATGAGTCACTACCTACTGTAAGATATCTGCAATTTCACAGGAAGGTGCTGAGATAGGTGGTATTTTTCTGTTAACGTGTCCTTTTCGTAAGGCGCGCGTACAATTCGACCGATTTGCATAAAGTGCAGGAAAACTCTGCACAAGGTCAATCAGAATGGTTGTGTCACCCGGAGCCATTAGTTACAGTGTGTACAGTTGACATTAGTTACCCATGTACCGACTGCTTTTTGATTGAGAGTCGTCAGTCCAAAGCAACAGGGATACCGCGGATACTTCGCTGATAACTTATCCTAATTGGTTCAGTTCTGATTCAGCTTCCAAATTACGGTATAATAAGTTTCTCTGCACAGAAAATTAAATACAAATCACATTTTAACAGATTTATGATAAATTAGTTAAGTACGTGggtatatatacattttaataatacCACTACTTACTTGAAATCAATTATTGTACGTTTTGTATGTTATATTTGGTTAATCTGATAGATACGTTTAGATTTAAACACCGACACCGAGTAGTTTCCATTACTCCAAATTGTAGCTGCAGGTTACTCATACCTTGGAAATTGTAATGCTGGCTTGGATACAATTCCAGCAAAAGTATGCTGGGTGTAGTGTAACTACAGCATAAAGTAGTGTTACTTAAACATGACCAGACCAATAAACATGCTCAGATAAACTGCACATTGAACTGTATTAAGCCATGAGTAACAGAGTAAAAAATGCTCTTTTGTCACATACTGATCTGATTAACATCATGTTGCTGTTGAACTGCATCGCACATCCGGGAATGTCGAATCAATATTCAGTAGTGATGTCTCTGTGATATAGAGATGCTTTGCTGATGGATTTTCaacctttgtggggacattgtgctagtgcatgtgtgctgtctgggtagttatatcattttaatGTTGCTGCTGTGAGACTGCAAGAGAGTACAACAATCAAAATCTATCACTGTACCTAATATCACACATTCATTGGGCACATTCAGAAGTTCGGATGACCATAATCATAAAAAGAATATTAGGGGAATTAGGCTGCATTtgtccattaatattttcacgcaagacTAAAGGGTAAGGAGCCCATTTTATTTTCCGTACTTTTAATTGcgttatttaatttaaataggtaattacactcagtgacaaaaaagttaagcacctaCTGTAGTAGTAATGGTCTGATCTGGTACATATGCAGACCAGCaatgggtatgtaaatgattcgatttgcaaggagctggcacctctagtcaccagacacagaggatgcctcctagatgcattagacagcattaccagcacttgacagaGTTTCATAGGGGTCGCATTGCGGGTTTGCATGAGTCTGGATGGTCATATCGTGCAATTGCccagcatgtggggcatgcagatgtcacagtcaaccaatgttgaaaccaatgggcacgtgagggcacccacacacgtcATGAAGGTTCTGGTcccccaagacagaccacaccaagggaggatcgTCATATTCTGTGCCAAGCATTACAGGACTCCATGACATCTGTGCCTGCCATTTGGACGcaggtattggactctctacaacacCTCATGTCATCCCACACTGTATCTCAACGACTGGCATCAGCCAGACTACGGGTTCACTGTCCCATGCCAAGGTAGCCGACGACTGCATTTGGAGTGGTGCCATAACCGGGAGGCATGAACTAATGATAAGTGGCATCGTACCATATTCAGCGATGAATCTCGGGTCTGCATTACCACGGATGACTGTTGTGTGCATGTATGGCAGTGCCTATgggagaggaccaatcctgccaatgttgtggagaCACACCAGCGTTACTCgtggcatcatggtgtggggagtcATAGCATTacatcagtgacatcctgcgtccacatgtcttacccctcctgagacagcaccctggtacaatctttcaacaagacaaagccaagacaaaatgctaaaaaaaatgatataaaaTCGAATCCTTCCTTCAATTGCAGCTGCTTTATGAATGTTTCCCTTCCTCCTCAATAAGTTAGATTGCACATTCTGTCCTTATACTTACTTGTAAAACCTACTTCGGTATTTGCCCTGCCTATTTTTTCCTTTGAGCAGCCAAAACCCTATTAAAGTCAGGTTCTGTCTTCCCATTCCTACTTCCATACAGAAGAAAAATATTACTTGAGGTGCCCGGACTAGGTTAATTGAGGGGATGCAGAAACATATCCGCTGTAGTAGATTCATGGCCCAATTAGTCCGGTATTCTTGCAGACATCTGTC
This window of the Paramormyrops kingsleyae isolate MSU_618 chromosome 19, PKINGS_0.4, whole genome shotgun sequence genome carries:
- the eif2s1b gene encoding eukaryotic translation initiation factor 2 subunit 1b, with the protein product MPGLSCRFYQHRFPEVEDVVMVNVRSIAEMGAYVSLLEYNNIEGMILLSELSRRRIRSINKLIRIGRNECVVVIRVDKEKGYIDLSKRRVSPEEAIKCEDKFTKSKTVYSILRHVAEVLEYSKDEQLESLFQRTAWVFDEKHKRPGYGAYDVFKQAVSDPSILDGLDLTEEERTVLIDNINRRLTPQAVKIRADIEVACYGYEGIDAVKDALRAGLNCSTEAMPIKINLIAPPRYVMTTTTLERTEGLSVLHQAMAAIKERIEEKRGVFNIQMEPKVVTDTDETELARQLERLERENAEVDGDDDAEEMEAKTED